From the genome of Platichthys flesus chromosome 10, fPlaFle2.1, whole genome shotgun sequence:
aCGAGCTACAAATGTGTGAAGATGTGAATGAAGTATTCAGTAGTTAAAATcgataatttattaaaaaaatgagtgggaaaaaaattattatttacaaatacttAAATGTTTGAACTTACAAAATCAAAAGGGAGCAAGAAGAAGTACAAAGTATGATtctaacaatttttttattatatagaTTATATTAGTAGACAATGCTACTGTTGATTTacaggagaggcggtggtctagtggcagaaacttggactatgggcagagaaggtctctggttcgactccacggagagacaacaaaagacgaacctggattgatctgtccaaaaatccaagggtctccctaccctgtcttgtgcacctgagcaaggcaccttactcccccaacatctgcccCCCGAgcgcactgctctgtgtgtcctgcaccagatgggtcaaaagcagagattaaacttcctaaccctaacctgcatgagtgtgcctgtgcatgtgtttgggactaataaatgcatcttaatcttatatTTGAtctattcattattattttgtcatttctgtGCTCAGTCTTTTTTATCACTGATAAAAGAAGGGGATTGATGGGATGTGTAGATTCACATCTGTATTCAAtctaaaaaatgaaaacctctATAATATCCAGACCATGatgtgtcctctcctcttctgcacGTCTCCAGCGGATAGGAACCAAACACCTTTGTTTCTGGTCGAGACAGTTCCAGCGACGGACACGCTTGTGCCCGGAAAAGGCCTCAGAGGCAGCTGCTTCTTTAGCTGCGAAGCTAACACGGTTTCACAACTTGTCAACTAACGATGAGTTCACCTGCTGTAATGGAACTTTAAACATTCACAGTAAGTGATTATGACGCGTAGATCAGTAATTGAACGGTTGTTGGTTAGTTTGGACGTTTGCTGCATGTTTTTGGTGTGTTGTTATTATCGCTATTGTCAAGCTGCTGTGTTGTTAGCGTGTGTTGTCATGTGTCACATGAGTGGGAAGTGCTGTACAATTATGTTACTGTAAAGTATTCTAGACATTGTAATTCATACCTGTGGTTATTTAAAGATATGACATGGGAGTTTGTTTAGTTGTTCTCTGTTTTATACTGACTTCCCCTTTGTGGAGTTccttgttttcaatgtttgtcCTCTTCTTTGCTCCAGAGTTTAATAAGAACCAACGTCCATCTGTGACTTCAAGATGCACCGGTGCCCCGATTGTCCCAAAACGTTCCCATCGCCGTCCAAACTGAAGAGGCACCATCTGATCCACACCGGCCACAAGCCCTTCAGCTGTGGATCCTGTGGGAAAGCCTTCAACCAGTCCCATCATTTAAAACTACATCTGCAGAATGTCCACCGCTCCCAGGCGCCAGCGGGCACGCCACCGGAGGTTACTTCAACCAATCCCCAGCGACCGAGCTGCGATAAACCAGCAGCGGGGACGAGCACACGCGTCGGTGGCAACTGGGCTGAAATCCCATCCACTGTGAGTTCCTCTGTGGCCTCCAAGCCCCAGTGGAGAAGCACAACCGTTGGTCTCCCCCTGTCAGAGACTGGAAACCAGTTCAAACCCAAGTCACATGTAACTGAAGTCACAGCGCCTGTCTCACGTGATGTGGATTTGGTTCATCAGGAGCAGGTTCATCTTGCCAATGTGAACCCACCTGCATGCGAAGGCCTCAAAAGACACACCTGCAAAGTCTGCTCAAAGTCCTTTAATACATCTCTCCAGCTGTGGATTCACCTTCCAACTCACAACAAGTCCAAACCGCCCCCTGGGAGGGGCCAGAGCATCTTTAAGAAGGGCCCGTGGAAGATGAACTTTCAGTCACAAGAATCGAGAAGCGCCAGCAAAAGAATAATGTCTCTGAGACACCAGTGTCCTAAATGTCTGAAAGGCTTCTGCTCCCCGTCCAAGTTGAAACGACATTTCCTCATCCACACGGATCAGAAACCTTACTCGTGTTCAAGTTGCTGGAAAAGCTTCCGACAGAAGGGCCACTTGAAAACTCATTTAGGCACAGAAAATAAATGCCCACTCTCTGCTGCCAATGCGAGACTGAGACTTTCCAATGACAGTAGAACCTCACGCCTGCAGCCTGAGACGCAGCTCCACTGTCCATCCAGTAACCAGGACTCGTCAGTGGAGCTGAAGCTACAATGTGAGATACGTGTGAATACTCTGCATGAACTGAACACGACCGAAATCAAGTTAAATTCATTTGTAAAACCCGAGCAGACGTTAAATCCGAGCTTTCAGTGTCACGAGTCAGGAGGAGTGTCGCAGCACCTGACACAGAAACGATTCCGATGCTTGATCTGTAACCGATCCTTTCGTTTAGAGGTGAATTTAATCCGTCATGGGAGATTTCACTGGAACCCAAAGGAATCTGGAAGTCCCACCTCTGTGCCAAACTGTCATAACGTGAAAATGTCCAATTCCGACGCGATCAAACGTGTTCCTGAGCCCGAACCGGCCGACCTCACCGACTTCAACATCATTGTTAAACCAGAAATGCACAGAGAGAACCTCAGGGACTCTCTTCCTCTGGAGGCTGCGTCCGTTCCATCAGCCGAGCAGCCGAGGGAAACCTTCCAGCAGCGGAGAATCAACCCTTCACATCAGTGCCGCTCGTGTGCAAAAGGCTTTCCGTCCCCGTCGAAACTCAAGAGACACATGATGATTCACACGGGACAAAGGCCCTTCAGCTGTGAGACATGTGGGAAGCGCTTCCGGCAGAAAACCCACCTGAGGGTCCACTGTCGCACTCACCTGTTGACCAGGTACCAGAAGCAGAGGTCCCTGTACATCAACCGGCCGCCTTCACGCATCGGTGGGTTCCACACGAGGACGGCAGCAGACGTCCCGGTCCAGGAAGTGATAGGACATAAAAAGTGTAATGAGACCGTTACTGGTTGTGATGGGATCTCCGCAAAACAAGCAGTTCAGACCCCTTCTACAGGAACTGTTCAGAATAATGTCAAGACAGAATCAGGAATCCAGTTGTTTCCACAAACCTCCAAGAAAAGGGAGGTTTTGTCCGTGATGACAGCTCCAAGAGTGAATAACACCCAGACGGCTAAACCAGTGCAAAGCAATGGCAACACGCGACACCAGTGCACCCAGTGTTTGAAGTGTTTCCCGAGCCCCTCTAAATTAAAAAGGCATGAGATGGTACACACGGGCCTGAAACCATTCCGGTGTCCCACGTGTGGGAAAGCTTTTAGGCAAAGGACACATCTGAAAACGCACGAAGGAGGACATTGTACGAGGAGACCGTCCCAACCTGTCAATCAGCAGGCGAGCatcaaaaaactgaaaatgaatcctcagcagcagcagctttaccCGAGGATCACTGTTTGTGTCCCTTCTCTGCAACactctgtaaacacaaacacacactcagttagTCGTGATGCGACAAGTAGAGACCAAAGTGTGCAGCACTGTACCAGGCCGGAATTACCTAACGCAAAAGTGAACGGTCCCTTTGAGGCAAACACCAAAAGCACTACTTGTAAAAAGAAGAAGCTTCACACGTGTCGAATATGCTGCAAGAACTTCTCTTCCCCCTACAAGCTCTCCAGGCACCTGCTCACTCACTCTGGCGTGCGGCCGTACAAATGCAGCTTCTGCAGCAAAACGCTGACACAGCACGGACATCTGAAGTTACACGAGCGCAGGTGCAGACACAGAAGCAGGAGCTCCGACTGGTCCCACAGAGAAATGGTCAGTACCAACCATCTCCAGGAAAAACCTgttgaaaacattatttattgtaCAGATTTCGATTTGGATGCAgtaacag
Proteins encoded in this window:
- the si:ch211-235i11.4 gene encoding zinc finger protein 770; its protein translation is MHRCPDCPKTFPSPSKLKRHHLIHTGHKPFSCGSCGKAFNQSHHLKLHLQNVHRSQAPAGTPPEVTSTNPQRPSCDKPAAGTSTRVGGNWAEIPSTVSSSVASKPQWRSTTVGLPLSETGNQFKPKSHVTEVTAPVSRDVDLVHQEQVHLANVNPPACEGLKRHTCKVCSKSFNTSLQLWIHLPTHNKSKPPPGRGQSIFKKGPWKMNFQSQESRSASKRIMSLRHQCPKCLKGFCSPSKLKRHFLIHTDQKPYSCSSCWKSFRQKGHLKTHLGTENKCPLSAANARLRLSNDSRTSRLQPETQLHCPSSNQDSSVELKLQCEIRVNTLHELNTTEIKLNSFVKPEQTLNPSFQCHESGGVSQHLTQKRFRCLICNRSFRLEVNLIRHGRFHWNPKESGSPTSVPNCHNVKMSNSDAIKRVPEPEPADLTDFNIIVKPEMHRENLRDSLPLEAASVPSAEQPRETFQQRRINPSHQCRSCAKGFPSPSKLKRHMMIHTGQRPFSCETCGKRFRQKTHLRVHCRTHLLTRYQKQRSLYINRPPSRIGGFHTRTAADVPVQEVIGHKKCNETVTGCDGISAKQAVQTPSTGTVQNNVKTESGIQLFPQTSKKREVLSVMTAPRVNNTQTAKPVQSNGNTRHQCTQCLKCFPSPSKLKRHEMVHTGLKPFRCPTCGKAFRQRTHLKTHEGGHCTRRPSQPVNQQASIKKLKMNPQQQQLYPRITVCVPSLQHSVNTNTHSVSRDATSRDQSVQHCTRPELPNAKVNGPFEANTKSTTCKKKKLHTCRICCKNFSSPYKLSRHLLTHSGVRPYKCSFCSKTLTQHGHLKLHERRCRHRSRSSDWSHREMVSTNHLQEKPVENIIYCTDFDLDAVTEQRECSYSPTSVSSFTAGDLAYCPEAVDTDWLAAPDSGLQEENYTSGETVDQAADSSNQASDQFSYSFPSELAFEISKLIQSQGTAAPPLSHQPEDNKNDVETPRQREGGTADSLKNKVLGDVSSVNQLRTDSRSGDWCEPVIVFECGECTTHFMSDAHLKQHLCPARVQPEGTKETARNRCDVCFKHFVSPSKLVRHSLVHTGQRPFTCDVCGKTFTQRSHVTTHRQTH